One part of the Mya arenaria isolate MELC-2E11 chromosome 3, ASM2691426v1 genome encodes these proteins:
- the LOC128226142 gene encoding uncharacterized protein LOC128226142: MLFLLWVIYPGSNGSHFRGAMIFWKQSKDGTAIDVDYRESWRRTSQSPMCNDTVIAEQWITTNSEGFLEELVTPTLTNLYSFNLNSGFSEEFLYTCTDYSLLEDWQTGRGHIRFPLNSTNNKSFYTFEFNGCCWIDTLVEGASSSWKVQMTVNTSVRADTGRMNASPRIDFPPLVRLKYGCSHTIRLPVMDADGDAVRCRWARQTESDGVSRSFSRAVLHEGWYPVAIQIEDFNPRAAPGAISSVPLQFLVSIEGDFTNCTVFEHERPQFVNFTLPDMACIGVTNQSDFTTDIYIQSGAKNQISEVKTVSPLGLVKSALQQTALDGHWHVQVTWNPDHADSVDNVFCFTAVDDNGMSSEQRCITLLAGVPAAEAIPGSQSPNDQVVPVTQHQWTVVFNRPDLAPTRPAYMYLYLANGTLVEQIDVASASGVTYSHVTNNTRLQFQTTARLSPGQQYYFLLGQGLVQGKDYCGADSKPVMDPTFWRFSVGSYSTLPRCISFYRNPSGRPFLK, from the exons ATGCTGTTCTTACTTTGGGTGATATATCCTGGCAGCAATGGGTCTCACTTTCGCGGGGCTATGATTTTCTGGAAGCAGAGTAAGGATGGCACCGCG ATTGACGTGGACTACCGTGAGTCGTGGCGACGGACGTCCCAGAGTCCCATGTGTAACGACACCGTCATTGCCGAACAGTGGATAACCACGAATTCAGAGGGCTTCTTAGAGGAATTGGTCACGCCTACCTTGACCAACCTTTACAG tttcaacCTTAATTCTGGTTTCTCTGAGGAGTTTTTGTACACGTGCACTGATTACAGCCTGCTGGAGGACTGGCAGACAGGAAGGGGCCACATCCGGTTTCCGCTCAATTCTACCAACAACAAATCATTTTACACATTTGA GTTTAACGGTTGTTGTTGGATCGACACGCTGGTAGAGGGGGCTAGCTCGAGCTGGAAGGTCCAGATGACGGTCAACACGTCCGTCCGTGCAGACACCGGTCGCATGAACGCCTCTCCGCGGATAGACTTTCCACCCCTTGTTCGTTTGAAATATGGATGTAGCCACACTATAAG acTTCCGGTAATGGACGCAGACGGTGACGCGGTGCGGTGCCGGTGGGCGCGGCAGACCGAGAGTGATGGCGTCTCCCGCTCGTTTTCGAGGGCAGTTCTACATGAG GGTTGGTATCCGGTTGCCATACAGATAGAGGACTTCAATCCCCGGGCGGCACCAGGGGCCATCAGCAGCGTACCGCTCCAGTTCCTTGTATCCATCGAGGGAGACTTCACCAACTGCACGGTGTTTGAGCACGAGCGCCCCCAGTTTGTAAACTTCACTCTCCCGGATATGGCCTGTATAGGCGTGACCAACCAATCTGACTTTACCACGGATATCTACATTCAGAGTGGCGCTAAAAACCA AATATCTGAAGTGAAGACAGTGTCACCGCTGGGTCTGGTGAAGTCCGCTCTGCAGCAGACGGCGCTTGATGGCCACTGGCACGTGCAAGTCACATGGAACCCCGATCACGCAGACTCCGTCGACAATGTCTTTTGCTTCACCGCTGTGGACGATAACGG GATGTCAAGTGAACAAAGGTGTATAACTCTGCTAGCTGGAG TTCCAGCAGCGGAGGCGATTCCCGGCTCCCAATCGCCCAATGATCAAGTGGTCCCCGTCACCCAGCACCAGTGGACCGTCGTTTTCAACCGCCCC GACCTTGCGCCCACGAGACCAGCTTACATGTACCTGTACCTCGCAAACGGGACTTTAGTTGAGCAGATTGACGTCGCGTCCGCTTCCGGTGTGACATACTCTCACGTGACCAACAACACGCGGCTCCAATTCCAAACCACCGCCAGGCTGTCCCCCGGGCAACAATATTACTTCCTCTTAGGACAAG GTTTGGTGCAAGGAAAAGACTACTGCGGCGCGGACTCGAAACCCGTGATGGATCCAACCTTCTGGCGATTCTCCGTGGGTTCGTACTCTACACTTCCGagatgtatttcattttacagaAATCCATCTGGTAGACCTTTCTTAAAGTGA